In the genome of Fervidobacterium nodosum Rt17-B1, the window GTCTTAATGAGCTTTTTGACTCTTCGTTCATAGTAAGTTGTTCTGTGTATTTAAGACTTGCTTCAATCAATGTATTTATTTTATCTTGTAAAACGGATACTGAATTTGTTTTTCTAATGAGTTCGTAAAGTTTCTCTATATCTGATTCGTTTTTTGGATTTTTAGAGATTAAATTTAAAAATATTTTTTTGTCATTTTCATCTAAGAGTTCGTAAGTTAATTTAATTACTGAGGTGAATTTCCCTTCGTGTAAGTCATTTAAAGTTTTTGCGTCCCCTCCAAAAATGCCTATTATATCATCTCTGTATTGGAATGCAATTCCCGCATTTTTCCCAACAATTAATATCTTTTCTTCTTCTTTTTCTATATTATTTTCAGAAAGATAGTATCCAAATAACATAGGATAAACGAAAGTATAATAAGCGGTTTTTAACTCGCTTATCTTTTCTGGAATATCTTCGTTTACGATTTTATCATCTATTCTGCCAGCGTATAAAATGTCCAGTAATTGTCCAAAGCCTGTGTTAACATAGCACTTAGAGAAATTTTTTACGATTTTTTTCAATGTACTTTCGCTTACTTTCAATTCAGATAGTATTCCAAATATGTAAAAAGCAACTATATCACCGACAACTATTGCTAAGTCGGTTCCTAACTTGCTTGAGTTGTATGATTTTTCATATGTTTTGTGCAAAGTTGGTTTCCCTCTTCTCAAATCAGCGTTATCGATTATATCATCGTGGACCAAAAGGAATGAATGCATAATTTCAATTGCCGCGGCAAATGTAATGGCATCGTCCATATTTTTCCCTTTGTATCCGTTGTAAGAGAGTAACAAAAGAAGTGGCCTTACTCTCTTTCCAGGTCTTAGAGTGAATTCATTGAAGTTTTCTATTAACTCTTTTAAGTTTTCTGGTGCAATTTTTTTAAGTTCTTCGCAAAGAGTTTCTATCTTTTCATCGATTTTTTGAATATAATGATTCAATTCCATATCATTTAAACACTCTCCATTTGGTATTTTTTAACAATTTCTTTGATGTTCTTTTTTAATTATATCACCTTATGAAGAAATTGCAAAGGAAACTCAAATCATAAAGAAGCTTACGAATTATAAATTCCAATTTGTGTTAACAAAAACAAACAGGCAATGGGTAACAGAAGCCATTGCCTGTTTTTAGAGTTTATTTAAACCGATTTTGAATTAGAAATATTCTATATTTACTATTTTTCCTTTCTTTTCTAATATCTGTGCCAAGTCATGTATTAATCTGAATTTGAGTGATATGTCATGTGAAAATAGAGGATTTTGGTGAGCAGGATTTATAGCGCGCCCAACCAAGAAAGTTATAACATCGGATTCTTCGAACATATCTATTAATTTTTGAGCTCCAACTCCCAATTGAGTTTCTTGAGATTCGTAATATCTGAAAACTTGAGAAAGAGTTATTATGCCTTCCGTTACAAGGTCTATTCCTTCCATATATCCTATTGGTGGTGAAATTTCAGAGATACTCGAAAAATCTATTTCTACTTTCCTTCCAAGAACTTTTTCAACAATTTGGCTTGTTGTTCCGCCACAGATAACTTTCTTACCTTCTGATTCAATTAATCTTTTTACAACAATCTCGTCTAACTCCTTCCTTTCTGGTGGACCAATCATTATTGTCAAATTCCTTCTCTCTCTGATTTTAATTACGCAAACTGTTGCATCATCACCTTTCGTTCCAGTATCAAGAGCTTCTGCGAGTCTTACAAGGTGTAAAGCAATGCTTTGCGGATCAACTTTGTGCTTTATCAAGTTAATCAATTCGAATTTTACATTCTCTAATCCGAACCCAAAAGGAAATCTTTTCGTTCCCATTCCAGCTTGAGTAATTCCATCGGTCATTAAAAATATGAAATCACCCGGCTGGACGCTAAATTGTGAACAATACACTTTTCTATTTTCTATCTCAATATGTTTTTTAGTAAGCTCTACCATCTCGTTTCCTCTGTATACCAAGACAACAGGAAAATCGTATTCGTATATGTCACATTCACCTGTTTCATGGTCAACATGGCAAGTTGCTAATGTTGCATAACTTATTCCACGTACTTTACACGTTGGAAGCGTCGAGATAATGGATTTGAAAACTTCTGAAATATGGACATTTTTAAATACCATAGTTGTTGCCATCGAAGCGGTGAGTGTGGATAGTATGCTTGCCTTTATGCCACTTCCGAGACCATCTGAAACACTAACAACTGTCTTTTTTTCGTCTCTTTTTATCTTTATCGTATCACCACAAACTTCTTCGCCTGCTTTGTTTTTTTGCGCATAATGTATCTCACACGTCAGCATTTTCTTCCCCCATGTACTTTTTAAATTCTAAAAAGTGGGCTTTTGTCTCAGCTATAGACTCACCGAGAATGCTTGCAATGTCTTGCGCGAGTTTCATTTGATTATTTAAAACTTCTTCTATCTTTTCTATCGTCTTACTTTTTAATTCATTCATTCGTTCTTTTTGGATTATTAACTCAGTTATGTCGACAAGTAATATAACGTTTCCACTATCTTCTGGTAAACTGAACGCTTTTGGATAGAAATAAAACTTTTTCCCATTTATATAAATCTCGTGGATTCTGTTTGGATCGTTGAATATTCTTTCGCAAATCTCAATGAGTCTTTCCTTTTCGTAATTTACAAATAACTTCTTAGCTGATTCGTTGATGTAAAGTAAATCGTTATCTTTGAATATCAATATACCATTGGGTGATTCATCGACAACTTTGTTGGAAACTGATGAAACTTTTTCAATAAGGTAAGCAAAACACATATCTTTTTCTGCCTTACCAAGATAAACAGCTTTTGCTTTCTCAACACAAGTGTCGTATCCACAACCGCTACAATTTAGTTCCTTCTCTGGAGAATCTTTTTCCATAGACTTCAGAATATTTTCTATCTTTTCTTTACTGATTTCTACCTTTTTAGATTTATTTATAAATTGTTTTTTTAAACTAAAATTATACTCCTTTAAATCTATATACTTAGGCTGAATAGATGTATTGTTAATTTGTTTGATTACACTATTTAATTTGAAGCGTTTTTCAAGAATATTAACATTTCTATCGGTTGCTGGACCATTTAGACATCCACCGTGACAAGCAGACATTTCTATAATTACTTTTTCATTTATATTTTCATTGAAGTGTTCAAGAAAATCGATAATGTTGTTTACGCCTTCTAAAATCAAATGATTATAAGTATTTTGTTGAGCTGAAAATAATATTCCACCGGATGTTGGATAAAAACGTGTTCTTTTTGGATAAGGGAAATCTGGTAACCTTTCTTTGCAATCATCAACAATTATTTCTCTTTTTTTTATAAATTTTTCAAGTTCTTCAAATGTTAGAACAACGTCGTAATAATTTTCAAGTTCTTCTTTTTTTGCTATACACGGTCCGACAAAAAGCTTTGGAAGGTCGCCAAAAAGTTGGTTTAAAAACTGAGAATGTGCAATTGCAGGTGATACAATCGGCATCATGTACGGTATCAAATGCGGATAGTGTTTTTCTATTAGATTTACAATTACCGGGCAAGATGTTGTAATCAACGAGTGATTAGAATTTTCGTATATTCTAATATATTCTTCCGTAACAAACTCTGCACCGACAGCTGTTTCGGAGATGTAAACGGCGCCCAGTGACTTTAGAATAGATAAAATCTTTAATGGAGCATCCTCATTT includes:
- a CDS encoding polyprenyl synthetase family protein, translated to MELNHYIQKIDEKIETLCEELKKIAPENLKELIENFNEFTLRPGKRVRPLLLLLSYNGYKGKNMDDAITFAAAIEIMHSFLLVHDDIIDNADLRRGKPTLHKTYEKSYNSSKLGTDLAIVVGDIVAFYIFGILSELKVSESTLKKIVKNFSKCYVNTGFGQLLDILYAGRIDDKIVNEDIPEKISELKTAYYTFVYPMLFGYYLSENNIEKEEEKILIVGKNAGIAFQYRDDIIGIFGGDAKTLNDLHEGKFTSVIKLTYELLDENDKKIFLNLISKNPKNESDIEKLYELIRKTNSVSVLQDKINTLIEASLKYTEQLTMNEESKSSLRQLISKIKSIPL
- a CDS encoding PP2C family protein-serine/threonine phosphatase yields the protein MLTCEIHYAQKNKAGEEVCGDTIKIKRDEKKTVVSVSDGLGSGIKASILSTLTASMATTMVFKNVHISEVFKSIISTLPTCKVRGISYATLATCHVDHETGECDIYEYDFPVVLVYRGNEMVELTKKHIEIENRKVYCSQFSVQPGDFIFLMTDGITQAGMGTKRFPFGFGLENVKFELINLIKHKVDPQSIALHLVRLAEALDTGTKGDDATVCVIKIRERRNLTIMIGPPERKELDEIVVKRLIESEGKKVICGGTTSQIVEKVLGRKVEIDFSSISEISPPIGYMEGIDLVTEGIITLSQVFRYYESQETQLGVGAQKLIDMFEESDVITFLVGRAINPAHQNPLFSHDISLKFRLIHDLAQILEKKGKIVNIEYF
- a CDS encoding [Fe-Fe] hydrogenase large subunit C-terminal domain-containing protein → MKESLYIISNRANCKYCYKCLRNCPVKAISFQNDVSFVIEDECILCGTCVNVCPQNAKNYRDDITKFESLINKPFIVSIAPSFYGNEDAPLKILSILKSLGAVYISETAVGAEFVTEEYIRIYENSNHSLITTSCPVIVNLIEKHYPHLIPYMMPIVSPAIAHSQFLNQLFGDLPKLFVGPCIAKKEELENYYDVVLTFEELEKFIKKREIIVDDCKERLPDFPYPKRTRFYPTSGGILFSAQQNTYNHLILEGVNNIIDFLEHFNENINEKVIIEMSACHGGCLNGPATDRNVNILEKRFKLNSVIKQINNTSIQPKYIDLKEYNFSLKKQFINKSKKVEISKEKIENILKSMEKDSPEKELNCSGCGYDTCVEKAKAVYLGKAEKDMCFAYLIEKVSSVSNKVVDESPNGILIFKDNDLLYINESAKKLFVNYEKERLIEICERIFNDPNRIHEIYINGKKFYFYPKAFSLPEDSGNVILLVDITELIIQKERMNELKSKTIEKIEEVLNNQMKLAQDIASILGESIAETKAHFLEFKKYMGEENADV